One Acropora muricata isolate sample 2 unplaced genomic scaffold, ASM3666990v1 scaffold_737, whole genome shotgun sequence genomic window carries:
- the LOC136907153 gene encoding uncharacterized protein, translating to MKDFFSTHKTATDLQHISDDDFVSLPRLCITSDVDLIEGNSYSQKSGLAMGNNLAPTLAIIYMNNLDREIQSSFNNTVYLRRYIDDMFIAWTKDTLTPDEMLTTANSINTALKFTVEIPEDNCLPFLDTMVTFHPHNGRFSTTLYMKPIHSQCITPWDSHGPISQKRGILIGEIRRAMSRSTDPRSQENSLRLITKLYTNNGYPRSFIKSTVRRTLRKCNSQQSEQEQDLKRQTQAVLKRTGLDNIRVHYMNGCSSSRIFTPPKEKQCCPDPCDTCGSSIRTNQCLTKNCVYKIKCSHCDAVYIGETSRTIGSRIKEHIRMVKQTVCSHLINHNKPSMRDISWEILHRNIHDIRTRKIIEALEIRKHENVMNGCIGRTLNLD from the coding sequence ATGAAAGATTTCTTCTCTACGCACAAAACAGCCACCGATTTACAACATATCAGTGACGATGATTTTGTGTCCTTACCACGCCTTTGCATCACCAGTGACGTGGACCTGATCGAAGGGAACAGCTACTCACAGAAGTCTGGCTTGGCCATGGGCAATAATCTAGCACCCACATTGGCTATCATTTATATGAACAACCTAGATCGTGAAATTCAATCTTCATTCAACAATACGGTGTATCTTAGACGATACATTGATGATATGTTTATAGCCTGGACTAAAGATACCCTAACACCTGATGAAATGCTTACTACCGCTAACAGTATCAACACTGCCCTTAAGTTCACAGTTGAGATACCGGAAGATAACTGTCTGCCCTTCCTTGACACAATGGTTACTTTTCATCCACACAACGGCCGTTTTTCTACGACACTATACATGAAACCTATCCACAGCCAATGTATCACACCGTGGGATAGTCATGGCCCGATCTCACAGAAGAGAGGAATCCTCATCGGAGAGATAAGACGCGCGATGTCACGCTCCACTGACCCTAGATCACAAGAAAATTCACTTAGATTAATTACAAAGCTCTACACCAACAATGGTTACCCCAGATCATTTATAAAATCAACAGTTAGACGCACTTTAAGAAAATGCAACTCACAACAGTCCGAACAAGAACAAGATCTCAAGAGGCAAACACAAGCAGTTTTAAAACGGACAGGCCTAGACAACATCAGAGTACACTATATGAATGGCTGTTCATCATCAAGAATATTCACGCCACCCAAAGAAAAACAGTGCTGCCCAGATCCTTGTGATACTTGCGGCTCTTCAATAAGAACTAATCAATGCCTTACAAAAAACTGTGTGTACAAAATCAAATGCTCACACTGCGATGCGGTTTACATCGGCGAAACAAGTAGAACTATTGGATCCAGAATAAAAGAACATATCAGAATGGTCAAACAGACGGTTTGTTCACATTTGATCAATCATAACAAACCATCCATGCGAGATATCTCTTGGGAAATCCTCCACAGAAACATCCATGACATCCGAACGCGTAAAATTATCGAGGCGCTAGAAATCCGCAAGCATGAAAACGTCATGAATGGTTGTATAGGACGAACTCTAAATCTGGATTAA
- the LOC136907183 gene encoding uncharacterized protein, whose product MSEIVTSLLKAVAGFLVNKARDRAAEKLKEGDVTDNKIRELIQREINDIKSKLGALSRKDLLTAIDAFQVGVRYLYQALDIDSETIRSATYTKETLINTTEAPALTAAIQRGIKNVCITEFGAEAKDLLLQAKERFKMAREEATRANNEALDTLHRITAIRYRVMAAMLESVAKSLAATTNLSSLSRENALKSARPECEQSVQQLYSLPDVKKNFEVELRSGSFNFRGRFGRDERREIICAVCQINRFIHDAQEFDFDHYDWAAIKIGKKSINLLYSREVAEVLDEAGMQHCCVRNEWSFGDNGEEEHRLKQPRHISTNTHGEFLVVDGDDKTIKVFDSIGEFIYKINPQVDDTVRLRYIADVATNVKNTTYILVRLRESGTDRCEVQVFTKTEMCNTFPVRDYSNCLTVSHDRVFAASWNVIDVYELNGIPVGSFGEGTLSYVSGIATGSDGQIFVLDCDLLSEEKIAYVFTEDGHQQNNFRVDSKEDGYFGLASHPWSEYIVFYGFERETRRLKVAMYCKDGVFNRSVTIGERLSKGGQCYSGNGIAVTYDDSVAISFCDEEDQRKSTLFRTHATNSFEACLI is encoded by the exons ATGTCAGAGATTGTGACATCTTTGCTCAAAGCCGTAGCGGGCTTCCTCGTCAACAAAGCCAGAGATCGTGCAGCAGAGAAACTGAAGGAAGGCGATGTCACGGACAACAAAATCCGAGAGCTCATTCAACGAGAAATTAACGATATCAAGTCAAAGTTGGGTGCGTTGTCAAGAAAGGATCTCCTAACCGCTATAGATGCTTTTCAAGTCGGTGTCAGGTATCTGTACCAAGCACTAGATATAGACTCCGAGACCATCAGATCAGCAACCTATACAAAAGAAACGCTGATTAACACAACTGAAGCTCCTGCTCTAACTGCGGCTATCCAACGTGGGATAAAAAACGTATGCATCACAGAGTTTGGTGCCGAAGCAAAAGACTTGCTTCTTCAGGCGAAAGAGAGATTCAAAATGGCTCGCGAGGAAGCAACCAGAGCGAACAATGAGGCTCTGGACACGCTTCACCGCATTACTGCTATTCGGTACCGAGTAATGGCAGCAATGTTGGAGTCAGTTGCAAAGAGTCTTGCAGCCACAACGAATTTATCGAGTCTGTCTCGTGAGAATGCTCTAAAAAGTGCAAGACCAGAATGTGAACAAAGTGTACAGCAACTATACTCTTTACCAGATGTTAAGAAAAACTTTGAAGTTGAGCTTAGGAGTGGTTCGTTCAATTTCAGAGGGAGATTTGGCCGAGATGAACGAAGAGAGATTATTTGTGCCGTTTGCCAAATAAATCGTTTTATTCACGATGctcaagaatttgattttgatcATTATGATTGGGCAGCAATTAAAATCGGAAAGAAATCAATAAATCTTCTATACAGCAGAGAAGTTGCGGAAGTTTTGGATGAAGCTGGAATGCAACACTGCTGTGTACGAAATGAATGGTCATTTGGTGACAACGGAGAAGAAGAGCACAGGTTGAAGCAACCAAGACATATCTCCACCAACACACATGGAGAGTTTCTTGTAGTAGACGGGGATGATAAAACAATCAAGGTGTTTGACAGCATTGGAGAATTCATTTACAAGATTAATCCTCAAGTCGACGACACTGTGAGACTTCGTTATATTGCTGATGTGGCTACTAATGTGAAAAACACCACTTACATACTGGTTAGGCTGCGTGAGTCTGGGACTGATAGATGTGAAGTTCAGGTTTTTACCAAAACAGAAATGTGCAACACGTTTCCTGTGAGGGACTACAGCAACTGCCTGACAGTCAGCCATGACAGAGTGTTTGCAGCCAGTTGGAATGTGATTGATGTGTATGAGCTTAATGGCATACCTGTTGGCAGCTTTGGGGAAGGAACATTATCTTATGTAAGTGGTATCGCTACTGGGTCTGATGGTCAAATCTTTGTGCTAGACTGCGACCTTCTCAGTGAAGAAAAAATCGCCTATGTATTCACCGAGGATGGTCACCAACAGAACAACTTTAGAGTAGACAGCAAAGAAGACGGTTATTTCGGTCTGGCCAGTCATCCATGGAGTGAATATATTGTCTTCTATGGCTTTGAACGTGAAACAAGAAGACTAAAAGTGGCGATGTATTGCAAAGATGGCGTGTTTAATCGATCAGTTACAATTGGCGAAAGGCTTTCCAAAGGTGGGCAATGTTATTCTGGCAATGGGATTGCAGTCACCTATGATGACAGCGTCGCTATTTCCTTTTGCGATGAAGAAGACCAAAGAAAG TCAACCCTGTTTAGAACCCATGCTACAAACTCCTTTGAGGCATGTTTgatttga
- the LOC136907184 gene encoding uncharacterized protein, translating to MALLLPEQSMYSPDNGSGSENSGSSESTSLGDLSNRRNILNKFLVSSGVESITQSKKKFSLLTSRTKAVHVSKASESIVALLDVIAPGDAGALWEAVKRSNMVEKALSINEPDSTEKVYLTALAETYRHATGWDTRRQVLSIMADLVPFSKLQLFIPGITYYRVKAARHHKHLYGRGVKVDDTRSPRVRVDENQLDHFLTFITSPHVVQDLPFGLRKLQLSNGQVIETPNVIRTMIKERTIKQYTQFCEETNFKPFSYSTMHRILTSCTASVRKSLQGLDYISAEGGTAFDELSAVVDKLIDHGLDQRKGMTYQEYLKEGKQYFKTDYKVHVTSSSKTADHCIQFALSDPKESALQQNCDHTHNEFCQSCEQLKSIIHEVGEQIKQLCHDDDDLLYVYSQAVQGVENWKSHLLRSAQQDKARTDVIQMVDEKSVLITQDWAMKFLPQKFREHQRDWFGKGGISWHISVVVRKLKDIIHHQTMIHIVKNSTQESDTVGWIMEHVLQTIKQDHPEITTAYFRQDNAGCYHSATLLTACPQMSSNTGILIKRVDFSDPQGGKGACDRKAATVKAHVRRYINEGHDVETAEDFKSAILSHGGLSGVRVALVDNPQCRHSVQGKWEGISNLNNFSFDKNGQNVTVWKSYGVGNGRKVLWSKLPVQVQLRENIQTSISFSPGGFRNSDFTAQPTKDDVDVDDDDDDDDADGIDCEDGSDDHASSTSSELFSCPYQGCALSFKTHSNLENHLAYGKCKLRKEKFTLEDKAKLLYVQKLTEGTSLQPQLHSTSTDSQGTTSLCQGWALRQVKKSGRFNDNQRSYLDEKFLIGQTTGIKCDPSQVARDLRHARTDSGERRFTIEEFLTQQQIKSYFSRKASKSKQVESSHQEETNALSEEDHLAYTSARDDIIKEIGLNHPIIYDTYDICKMYAEKKLEKLSVALLRLICAYFNMEVKDLPRRRKAPYLSFINELVQSCSCDN from the exons atggCCCTTTTGTTACCTGAACAAAGCATGTACTCACCGGATAACGGAAGTGGCAGTGAAAACTCTGGTTCATCAGAAAGTACATCGTTAGGTGATCTCAGCAATCGTAGAAATATCCTCAACAAATTCCTTGTCTCATCTGGTGTCGAGAGTATCACACAGTCTAAAAAGAAATTTAGCTTACTCACCTCCCGTACTAAGGCTGTGCATGTTTCTAAGGCCAGTGAATCAATAGTTGCATTGCTAGATGTGATCGCACCTGGAGATGCTGGGGCTCTATGGGAAGCCGTTAAAAGATCCAACATGGTGGAAAAGGCGCTATCGATCAACGAGCCTGATAGCACAGAAAAGGTGTATCTCACAGCATTAGCAGAGACTTATCGTCATGCCACTGGATGGGATACACGCCGACAGGTCTTGTCAATTATGGCGGACCTAGTACCCTTTTCAAAGCTTCAACTTTTTATTCCTGGTATAACTTACTATAGAGTGAAAGCGGCACGTCACCACAAGCACTTGTATGGACGTGGAGTTAAAGTTGACGATACAAGATCTCCTAGAGTGCGTGTAGATGAGAATCAACTGGATCATTTTCTGACGTTTATCACCAGTCCCCACGTAGTGCAAGATCTCCCGTTTGGTTTACGTAAGCTTCAGCTCTCCAATGGTCAAGTTATTGAAACGCCAAACGTCATAAGGACAATGATAAAAGAGCGAACTATTAAACAATATACCCAGTTTTGCGAGGAGACCAACTTCAAACCCTTCAGTTACTCTACTATGCACAGGATTCTCACTTCATGTACAGCTTCTGTAAGGAAATCACTTCAAGGGCTGGACTATATTTCTGCTGAGGGTGGTACAGCTTTCGATGAGTTGTCAGCTGTTGTAGACAAGCTGATTGACCATGGGCTTGATCAACGTAAAGGCATGACTTATCAAGAATAtttgaaagaaggaaaacagTACTTCAAAACAGACTACAAG gtACATGTAACATCCTCGTCCAAAACAGCCGACCATTGTATTCAATTTGCTCTTAGTGACCCAAAAGAATCAGCTCTGCAACAAAACTGCGACCACACCCACAACGAATTCTGTCAATCCTGTGAACAACTGAAAAGCATCATTCATGAAGTAGGAGAGCAGATCAAGCAGTTGTGCCATGATGACGACGATCTTCTGTATGTTTATAGTCAAGCGGTCCAAGGTGTTGAAAACTGGAAATCTCACTTGCTGCGATCTGCCCAACAAGACAAAGCCCGCACAGACGTGATTCAAATGGTAGACGAGAAATCAGTCCTGATTACCCAGGACTGGGCTATGAAATTCCTGCCACAAAAGTTTAGAGAGCACCAGAGGGATTGGTTTGGAAAAGGAGGAATTTCTTGGCACATTTCTGTGGTTGTACGAAAGCTCAAAGATATCATTCACCACCAAACCATGATCCACATCGTAAAGAACTCCACCCAGGAAAGTGACACTGTTGGCTGGATAATGGAGCATGTTCTGCAAACCATCAAGCAAGATCACCCTGAGATAACAACAGCCTACTTCCGCCAGGATAACGCTGGGTGTTATCACAGTGCCACCCTTCTTACAGCCTGTCCACAAATGTCTAGCAACACGGGAATCCTCATTAAAAGAGTTGATTTTAGTGATCCCCAAGGAGGCAAGGGAGCATGCGACCGGAAGGCAGCTACTGTAAAAGCGCATGTGAGAAGGTATATCAATGAAGGCCATGATGTGGAAACAGCAGAGGACTTCAAGAGCGCCATCCTATCACATGGGGGACTATCAGGGGTCAGAGTAGCCTTGGTAGACAATCCGCAATGTAGACATAGTGTGCAAGGCAAGTGGGAGGGCATTAGCAACCTCAACAACTTTTCTTTTGACAAGAATGGTCAAAACGTAACTGTGTGGAAGTCTTATGGTGTGGGTAATGGAAGAAAGGTATTATGGAGTAAGCTTCCAG TCCAAGTGCAACTTCGAGAGAACATACAGACAAGCATCTCATTTTCACCTGGGGGCTTTCGTAACAGCGACTTTACAGCCCAACCAACGAAAGATGAtgttgatgttgatgatgatgatgatgatgatgatgccgACGGGATTGACTGTGAAGATGGTTCTGATGATCATGCGTCTAGTACGAGTAGCGAGCTTTTTTCATGTCCATATCAAGGGTGTGCTTTATCATTCAAGACTCATTCGAACCTCGAAAACCATCTAGCGTATGGAAAGTGTAAGCTGCGCAAAGAAAAGTTCACCCTGGAAGATAAAGCGAAACTGCTCTATGTTCAAAAACTTACAGAAGGTACTAGTCTCCAGCCTCagttacacagcacaagcacagaCTCTCAAGGCACCACATCACTGTGTCAAGGGTGGGCCCTGCGACAGGTTAAAAAATCAGGTCGTTTCAATGATAACCAGCGGAGTTACCTTGATGAAAAGTTTCTCATCGGACAAACAACAGGCATCAAGTGTGATCCATCACAGGTGGCACGTGATCTCCGCCATGCCAGAACCGATTCCGGAGAGAGACGATTCACCATCGAGGAGTTTTTAACACAGCAACAAATCAAGTCATATTTTTCCAGAAAAGCATCAAAGAGCAAGCAAGTAGAGTCGTCGCACCAGGAAGAAACCAATGCTCTTTCTGAAGAAGATCACTTAGCCTACACTTCGGCAAGGGATGATATTATCAAGGAAATAGGGCTGAACCACCCAATCATCTATGACACCTACGACATTTGCAAAATGTATGCAGAAAAAAAGCTGGAGAAACTCAGTGTTGCACTCCTTCGACTAATTTGTGCCTATTTTAACATGGAAGTGAAAGACCTCCCTCGACGTCGCAAGGCACCTTATTTATCATTTATTAATGAGTTAGTGCAGTCATGCTCATGTGATAATTAG